The Dermacentor andersoni chromosome 1, qqDerAnde1_hic_scaffold, whole genome shotgun sequence genomic interval GATGCGATGAACATTGCAGCAAGACAACCAATGCAACCGTGTGCTTAATTAACGAGGCAAAATGTCAACAACTTTTCACTGCACCCCAAAGAGAATCAGCGTGTAGAAACAAAGTGACTCCTATGACCTTACGTCAATGAGTCCATTTCTTAAATGACCGTACTCAAACTTAAGAAGCAATTCGCCAACTCGACTGCGAGGAAGCACGTCAGGAGTCCACTCAATAACAAACGGCACCGACTGGGGAGGGTTCCCCACCTTCAAGAATGTTTTGAGTTCAAGAGGTCTGATCACTGGAATGCCTTCAGACGGCGGTTCTTGCGACAAACAAGGAGGTTCGTAAGGCTCAAAAGTCCCATCACGATTCTCGACGAAGGTTCTGCTCTCCTCTAGCGGCACGACAGGCGTCTCAAAAATGTGACGCACATGCAAGAGATTGGTGATACTCCACGTGCACTTGACTCCGTCCTTCCGCGTAGGCTGCCGGCGCCCACATATTCGCTGCTGTAAGCAGTCAAAAAATTGATGAGGCACGTGAAAAACAAGCGGGTCAGGTCGGCCCGGTCGATCGTACCGCATTGTCTGATTGATGCGCTCCGTGACGCCTGCCAACCACTGCAAAAAGCTCAGAGATGGTTCAGGGTGCTTGGGCGCCACATCACGCAGTTTGTCAGCGCTAGTgagcgcacacatgcacgcatacGAGTGAACACAGCCTTGCGTTGAACCCTTGCCGCCGCAGCCACTACAGCGCAGCTCACGGCGGGGGCTAACTCGAACATGTACGAAGCCACCCTCGTGGCTCCGAGCCACCAACACTGCCTTGGAAACACGCTGCACGAGCGGTGGGCCCTCGGCAGCGACCAGCTCCCAGATGGCATCTCGCACGCTCTCCTCTTGGGCTTCCACAACAGAGTCTTTCAGTGGCAGCGCCTGGGCCTGGACGACGCAACGGAGCGCGGCCTGCACGTGCGCGCAGCTGGATGCACCCTGGCAGCCCTCACACTGGGCCCTACCTTCAGCCGACAGCTGCACAAATGTTCGTGCCTCACCCCGCTGCAGACGCACAGAATAGAGCTGGCCCGGCGCGTGTAGCCGTACAGCGTCGGCGGCCCGCTTGCGTGCGCCACGCTCCCGAAACACAGCGTCGCACGCCTTGTTCTTGCAGCGCACGCCGCGCGTGCCGTTGTAAGTGCCGCACTTAGGACATTTTCGGATGCCGCGAAGAGTGGCCTTGCCAAGGTCACTGAACAGACCCTTGCGAGCCGACATTGCACTCGGCGACCCATGAGTCGTGACGGTTCCACCAATGTTTGACATTGCACCAGCTAAAAGACGCGAACGGTGTATTCAGCGGCAGCAGCCTTGCGCCTCTCGTAGTGACAGTTGTAGACAatctcagaaaaagaaataaatataatGTCGTCTGTGGGCGATGGCGGCGACATCTGCTTGACGGTGAAACAACTTCAATCCACGCACTTCGGTATAGTTGCCATTTGAACGCATAGGTGACGCGGTCATACCTATGCGGCTAAAACAGAGAGTTTTAGTACATGTCGCAGGAAATGCGGTGTCCGGCGTCGGCCGTCACATCGGCAGAATTTTCGTACCACttatacccaggccttccatatgATGCAAAGAATtaactgaaataattgaatttgtcaagctaaaatacgtagaagatcgtaaactatgacttgcacacaacctaaaaacatgatagctctcgggttgtaatttgaatatacgagaagacacaattctgttacgcgaaaactcaaaagaaaccccttcacacacacaaaccggacgcggcgtccgccattttgcgcgcgccggcgccataaaataaagaaccaaagAGCCTCCATGCTTGGGAGCCACGGAGCgtcgcgcccggttccttgcataagctccagctggcgctcgcctccgccgcatcgcggcccacgcaagaggccgtgtttccgccacaaagctcgccttcgtgcatagctttcgcggcaagcgtttccagataaacattacggtcacataagttccagttgctgggaagcgtgagaaccagtcagggatctttgaatgctatcgcgttccactcttaaaggcgaagcttaagcgtcctccaaactttGTTTCTTCCTGGTAGCTGGTTTTTAATGGAAGAAATAAATTAATCAGACGACGCAAGGTTGAACATCGCTTCCTTAGTGTGCAAATGTCATTAAATGTGTTTAGATTCGCTGACCCCCAGCCACAAATTTTATGAAGAAAATCTTATGCAACAAAACAAGTTCTGTTTTTGCGGCGCATTCCATTCTCTGACGTCAAGTGGTCACTTAACTCTATGCCAAAATAATGACCTCCAAGATTGTGTCCGTTATGTCGCGCCCACAGCGATCGCGTCTATGACAAATATGTCTACGACAAATAGTtatctttcttttatatttaaaCCTCCTTGGCCTATGTTGCAGACAACGATGAACAAAGAACAAAGTATCCTTCCTTCCTCCACGTAGATAACCAAAAGCGCGTCGCGCCACGATATCGGAAGCTACACCTGTTGCACCTGCTGCACTGCAACCATTCCTCCATGACGTCAACGGTTACGAAGTTGGAGATCACTTGATAAAAGTTTAAAGGCGATTCATCGCTTCCTGGCACGTTCTACTAATATGAGCTTGCCAATCTAAACCTCACAGCCATTTCTATGTTTGTCTTTCATCGTTCACACTGCATGAGGGAGCCGGAAGCCCTCACTGTGGTGTTTATTTTCTGTCTTTATTTGAAATTTAGGTGAATATTTTGAATATGACACTAAACTCTTATTAGATATCAAACCATATTTCCAACAACACATTTGGAAGCTGACATACATGAGCATGCTGGACATGGCCGGTGACGTCATGTCCGCCTACGTTGCAGCTGCTGTCAGTTACGTCGAGAGATCGCTGTTCGTGTCAAGTAATGCATCAGTTGTGATTACTATTACGACGAACTGCTGGCGTCAGCTTTTCTGAAGAACATAAGTTTACTGTCGGTCAAAGATAACTGTTCGAAGCGGTGAATAGTTAGGAAGAAGCAGAGACGCTGTATTCATTTTTGTCTTCAGTTGCTTCTAAAGATATTTGtcccacaatgataatcgtcgTCTACCTTACATACATTTGCTTTGTTTAACGCTTTTTGTTtaactttcttgcatgatataaatctgcttctgAGAGTTGAATGTTCCGCGCAGTGGCTGCGTAGCCAGGTGCGCCGACGCGCGGCAGCTCAAGCGCGCGTTAACAGAAAGGAGCTGCACCCCCGAGATCAccccgcgtttcgacgcgtacgagccatgccgcaccgtctgcgcatgcgtggctgcgcggacgcgagcttgggcgcgtccgcaagcgtacctGTGGTCTCGATAAGCTTagcgccgcgcaagacgggctttatatatgcgtcacagaatacagcatgtgtgtgtgtgtgtgtgtgtgtgtgtgtgtgtgtgtgtgtgtgtgtgtgtgtgtgtgtgtgtgtgtgtgtgtgtgtgtgtgtgtgtgtgtgtgtgtgtgtgtgtgtgtgtgtgtgtgtgtgtgtgtgtgtgtgtgtgtgtgtgtgtgtgtgtgtgtgtgtgtgtgtgtgtgtaaagtctttcttttcttacttttcGCTACTCCGGAGAAACGACATGGAGATGCCTCTAGCGTTCAGTGCAGGCCACGTGAGCCTACTTCATGTGCAGAACCGAAGGTAGCACGAGCCCCAACGCTCTGCACGGATCTGCACCGCCAGGGTCCCTCCCATTACTCATGGAATCACGCATCTGATATAGTTCCAAATTACAGAAAATGTCATCTGCCACAAACGTATTTGTGCTGGCATGCTGAGcggcgaaagatctgatcaagaaacgccaatgtatgaaagcctctaaccctacagatagaatagaactggcagaaatttcgaagttaatcaacaagcgtaagacagctgacataaggaagtataatatggataaaattgaacatgctctcaggaacggaggaagcctaaaagcactgaagaaaaaactaggaagtggcaagaatcagacgtatgcgttaagagacaaagccggcaatatcattactaatatggatgagatagttcaagtggctcaggatttctatagagatttatacagtaccagtggcgcccacgacgatattggaagagagaatagtcgagaggaattcgaaatcccacaggtaacgccggaagaagtaaagaaagccttgggggctatgcaaaaggggaaggcagctggggaggatcaggtaacagcagatttgttgaaggatagtgggcagattgttctagagaaactggccaccctgtatacgcaatgcctcatgacctcgagcgtaccggaatctgaagaacgctaacataatccttatccataagaaaggggacgtcaaagacttgcaaaattatagaccgatcagcttactgtccgtcgcctacaaactatttaccaaggtaatcgcaaatagaatcaggaacaccttagacttctgccaagcaaaggaccaggcaggtatccgtaaagactactcaacaatagaccatattcacactatcaatcaggtgatagagaaatgtgcggaatacaaccaacccttatatatagctttcattgattacgagaaagcgtttgattctgtcgaaacctcagcagtcatggaggcattacagaatcagggtgtagacgagccatatgtaaaaatactgaaagatatctatagtggctccacagccaccgtagtcctccataaagaaagcaacaaaatcccaataaagaaaggcgtcaggcagggagatacgatctctccaattcacagcgtgtttacaggaggtattcagagacctggattgggaagaattggggttacgagttaatggagaataccttagtaacttgcgattcgctgatgatattgccttgcttagtaactcaggagaccaactgcaatgcatgctcactgacctggagaggcaaagcagaagagttggtataaaaattaatctgcagaaaactaatgtttaacagtctcggaagagaacagcaatttactataggtagcgaggcactggaagtggtaagggaataaatctacttagggcaggtagtgaccgcggatccggatcatgagacggaaataatccgaagaataagaatgggctggggtgcgtttggcaggcattctcagatcataaatagcaggttgccattatccctcaagagaaaggtgtataacagctgtgtcttaccagtactcgcgtacggggcagaaaccaggaggcttacgaaaagggttctacttaaattgaggacaacgcaacgagctatggaaagaagaatgatgggtgtaacgttaagggataagaaaagagcagattgggtgagggaacaaacgcgagttaatgacatcttagttgaaatcaagaaaaagaaatgggcatgggcaggacatgtaatgagggaagataaccgatggtcattaagggttacggactggattccaagggaagggaagcgcagcagggggcggcagaaagttaggtgggcggatgagattaagaagtttgcagggacgacatggccacaattaatacatgaccggggtagttggagaagtatgggagaggcatttgccctgcagtgggcgtaaccaggctgatgatgatgatgatgagcggcaGAAAGGCGATGCCGGCAAAAGCCGACAGGCTCAGTGCGGTCGCTCTTCTGTCGGCTCGCTGACTTTACGGAATGTCAAAGTTTTAATTGTTCGTATATACTACAGTGAAACTAtatatggctagctgattcgcccatccgtccatctgtcgcctgtacgccgaaaactcctccgacgGAACTTAATGCGcgtgcgcgaaaaagaaaaaaagagggaaaacaggagcgcgattggctgcgccagtagtgacgtcgttgctctccgtcgcaggcgagcgcgcgcgcagcagtttctcaccggctccgaaatgggtaggccacgcgtcatacgtactcctgagtaGCAGGCAGCCTTCCATAagtaacgccgcgagcagaatcgGGAACGACCTTGTCTACGCCGTTCCGACGCTGCAGCCTgggtacaagaacaggctcatgcagccgagCGTAAGCAGTAACTGCATACCGAGGAtcaggcagcctaccaagccgtcgtttaggGACCGTTGAGATTAACCCAGTTATAGATACtgaggccgcacgtttcagcttcgctggttaaccatctgtacggatcgagtgcttgggcggtgatttttctaTAATTAGTTTTGCTTTCCTTCATTTATTTCACAGCTGAACGTAAAACAAATTCCGCATTTGTtcttactttatatatatatatatatatatatatatatatatatatatatatatatatatatatatgcagggtgtttcagcgaacactttcaaaattgtTTAAaggttacctgtggcagatagctcaattatagtttatgagccggtctactcgaagcggcggacactacttgcacaaaaaattgaaatgcaaaatcggctaattaacaagaattaactaattaactttATAGCTagttatcttatgacccatattgcactTTACAAATTCTaacagtggacttcgcaaggcgtatccacttggaacgaattttcgggacgacaccagtttcgatatataaattcCCGGACTTTGCGGATaattgcattggcgttccagttacttgtgtgcgaCGTTTGTTAACAAATGAACTttaacgccaatgtatttctccgcaaagttccggaatttatatctcaaaactggtgccatcttgaaaattcgttccaagtggatccgccttgcgaactccacggctagaatttgtaaattgtgaTATGGGCCACAACGTGATTAGTTAGAAGCTTAATTAGTGACATTTTATTAATTagccgattttgcatctcaattttttgtgcaaacactgtccgccgcttcgagtagaccagcacatgaactagaattgtgatatccgccacaggcaacttttaaagatttttgaaagtgttcgctatatatatatatatatatatatatatatatatatatatatatatatatatatatataaggaagagCAACCGAGAGAACGTGATAACTAGCTGGAGGAAAAACAAATACGAGTGGCGTTCCACGCATCCATGTGTCAGGACGAGGGGGCCCCCGTATGCCATTGGCACTGGGCACCGCGCGGTGGGCGACGCTTTCAAACTACGGAGCATAGCATGAGCGCGCTGCGCTCCGTTCTAGTTGTTACTGCTGAGGCAAGAAAAGCGTCACAGGAGTGCTGGGCGCGACAGAATTTATTCGTTGGGCGGCCGGCCAGAAATCATATAGGTCAGCAAAGCGAATGCAGCAGCGAGACAGCGACAAGACCGCtcgtcctcctttttttttttttcttatttcagaCGCAGCAGTTGCTCAGTGTGTCACTGGGTGGACAGTCTAAACCGATAAAATATTTCTTTTATgttgaaagggggggggggggtcaattcgcgttttttttatatttttctcaaTCAAATGTTTCAAGGAGAAGAATATTTTTGCTGGCCCGGCAATTCACGGATAAAAATACCAAGGGGATGGTTCTGGCCACAAAATACATTAAATCGTTCACCGCAGACTATAGCTATAGTCTGAAGATAACAAATTAAAGTATTTACAGTGTAGTTTGGTCAAAAGTTTAGCACTAAACATTCGCATCGCCGCGCGAAAAGAGAGAGACCGTTTACTCGAAGGAAGACGGAGGTCGGCACTGCCCACTGGGAAACAAGGAAAAGAGGGCATTCAGGCTGATGAGAAACATCATCGCGACATATCTGCTCATCGCTGTCCGTCTTTGTATGCTATACAAAGACGGACTTTGTATTCTACAGCCCGCCCGTCGGAAACGACAGTTCTCCCGAAGGCTACCCGCGGAGCCCGACACAATGGATACTCGGGTTTCCTATACACGGCCAGGGTACTTTCTTTCGAGTAAGAATAAATGTAAAGGGAGAAGATGACGATGACATCGCGATAGAAGTAGACCCAcatgaataagaaaaaaaggctCGGCAGACTCAACTGTATGTTGACGTCTACGTAATGCATTTATGATTGGTATAGAGAACGGTGGTATTAATAATGTAACTGTTCTGTACCGGTGGCAGTGGaggccaggagcagtggctcgtGCCCCCGTAGGCTGAGGCTGCAAGCACTcatcaaagtgaagtgaacagtccgtacattctttggaatcacgcatacaacacagAGAACAGCATCTGtttagaaaaaaacaaacacaaaacaaacatacgaaccacataattgatgataaggcgctcctgataacaatgcgaagcacgtagcgctccccgcatacgtttacCGTTAAAgtttactgttgcgcaagctgccgcggcgacggcagcttgcgacgtggggagtgacgtctctagcttttcgtatataaaagaaccagcctagcaactgatttcaatgttgttgcagcaccgctatgggcggcgcCGTGCTTTCAAAAATGTAATTGCTATCATTACTTTAAATTACcactactaccattactctaaagcaataaagcattgcatacccccgtcagcagttgtagtggtggttttcaacagcttcgctggatatCCACTATCATagggtcgggatggcgagtcaattttttatAAGTGAGAATGTTTGTAATGACGAGATATATGTTTAAAAGCAAGCAAAAAGTCAGGGGcatacacccagtggcacatataccCGGTCGCTCCCATGGCACATAGTTTTAGACTGCACAAtcaccgggatcggcccgcgAAAATGACGATGGTGGGCTCGCCTGCCAAAAAGTGACCCACTGGACTCGAAGAAGAATGTTTCGAATtaaaagaagcaaaagaaaatgaaaatgcacTTATTATATACAGTTACAGATCCAGTTCACTTTCCCTAAAAAAACTGCCTCAGTGGCCTTCACGTCCACGCCAAGTATTTTGGCCATAAACACAAAAGAAGACCGCCCTGTTTTCTGCTTCTCTGGAGAACCTCTAGGACTTTCTAAAAGTCGTATAGATATTCGCTAGGGATGCAGAAAAGATGGTTACACCGGCGCTACGGCTGTAATTGAAACACTTTAAGGGAGAGAACCGCATGGAGTCAGAGGGCAAGTGCGAAAAAATAGAACACGGTGTTGTGGAGGCGTGGTTGCTCGTATAGCCCGTTACCAGTAGGAAATGTCGTAGGTTCGATAATGGCTGATTTGCCTGCAATCTTAATTGGGAAGCCATAGACGCCACCGCAAATTAATCTATAGTCTGTTTTTCTacattaaaataataaaaaatagccATAGCGAAAAATGTGACTGTTCTCGAATTCTTA includes:
- the LOC126545518 gene encoding uncharacterized protein C2orf42; its protein translation is MSNIGGTVTTHGSPSAMSARKGLFSDLGKATLRGIRKCPKCGTYNGTRGVRCKNKACDAVFRERGARKRAADAVRLHAPGQLYSVRLQRGEARTFVQLSAEGRAQCEGCQGASSCAHVQAALRCVVQAQALPLKDSVVEAQEESVRDAIWELVAAEGPPLVQRVSKAVLVARSHEGGFVHVRVSPRRELRCSGCGGKGSTQGCVHSYACMCALTSADKLRDVAPKHPEPSLSFLQWLAGVTERINQTMRYDRPGRPDPLVFHVPHQFFDCLQQRICGRRQPTRKDGVKCTWSITNLLHVRHIFETPVVPLEESRTFVENRDGTFEPYEPPCLSQEPPSEGIPVIRPLELKTFLKVGNPPQSVPFVIEWTPDVLPRSRVGELLLKFEYGHLRNGLIDVRS